A stretch of DNA from Nitrososphaerales archaeon:
AATTTTCTTCAACCATGCCTCCGCTATCTTTTCGTGCTTCTCTTCCACATATGTGAAATCGCCCAGCACAGCAGCTAGGGTTTTGTATGGATCAAGAGGTAAGGGCTCGATCACGATTTTCCCGCCATGTTCTCTCACAAGGACCTTCTGTCCCTCCTTGAGACCGAGCCTGACTCGTATAGATTTTGGGATGACTATGGTGTACCTTCTGCCCACAACTGCTTCTTCGGACATTGTTACTCATCAGATACACATCGTCCTATCTGATATAAGGATTGTGATCAGATTTTTCCTATCATCCGCGGAAGGGTAGGTAGTGAATCTGGAGCAAAGACTCTGGTACGCCAATGATATGGAGGAGACGTATCATAGGGTATACCTAATGAGCTACAGGGAGAGATGAAGGGGC
This window harbors:
- a CDS encoding AbrB/MazE/SpoVT family DNA-binding domain-containing protein — encoded protein: MGRRYTIVIPKSIRVRLGLKEGQKVLVREHGGKIVIEPLPLDPYKTLAAVLGDFTYVEEKHEKIAEAWLKKIARSGH